Proteins encoded together in one Streptomyces sp. NA04227 window:
- a CDS encoding RNA polymerase subunit sigma-70, which translates to MREPPRSRSQRQSARRAHEFESFVAGTAVRLLRTATLLTAEEPAHNPRARRLLAYALAHTYAVWDRLHDDDPYDHARALLALRFARTAWYPRQLPRIPRLRTRRTAAPPAGVLAALRPQERLILTLRMYEGVAEEQCAALLALPPERVGEICDRACANVLHPARGSARGAGAGPGTPRGGTEAALP; encoded by the coding sequence GTGCGAGAACCGCCGCGGAGCCGGTCGCAGCGTCAATCGGCCCGGCGCGCCCACGAGTTCGAGTCCTTCGTCGCGGGCACGGCGGTCCGCCTGCTGCGCACGGCGACCCTGCTCACCGCCGAGGAACCGGCGCACAACCCCCGCGCCCGCCGCCTCCTCGCGTACGCCCTCGCGCACACCTACGCCGTCTGGGACCGGCTGCACGACGACGACCCCTACGACCACGCCCGCGCCCTGCTCGCACTGCGCTTCGCCCGCACCGCCTGGTACCCGCGACAGCTGCCACGGATACCGCGGCTACGGACACGGCGTACGGCCGCGCCCCCGGCCGGTGTGCTCGCCGCGCTCCGCCCGCAGGAACGGCTGATCCTCACCCTGCGGATGTACGAGGGCGTGGCGGAGGAACAGTGCGCCGCGCTGCTCGCCCTGCCGCCGGAGCGCGTCGGCGAGATCTGCGACCGCGCCTGCGCCAATGTCCTGCACCCGGCGCGTGGCAGCGCACGGGGCGCGGGCGCCGGTCCCGGCACTCCCCGCGGCGGCACCGAGGCGGCGCTGCCATGA
- a CDS encoding MarR family winged helix-turn-helix transcriptional regulator: MTTAGDTGLLDALQHEVAVFARRAEQTRLGGVGKLRNSMDRAAYLLLNRLDKEGPMGVKALAASMGIDSSTVTRQVAPLVESGLVKRTSHPEDGRAVVLQLSPRGVARLEEVRSSRRELMDELTGDWAPEDRQRFCTLLTRFNLALSARMAAGTVPLSAELPQGS; this comes from the coding sequence ATGACTACCGCCGGCGACACCGGCCTCCTCGATGCTCTGCAGCACGAGGTCGCGGTGTTCGCGCGCCGCGCCGAACAGACCCGCCTCGGCGGGGTCGGGAAATTGCGCAACTCCATGGATCGTGCCGCCTATCTGCTGCTCAACCGGCTGGACAAGGAAGGCCCGATGGGCGTCAAGGCGCTCGCGGCGAGCATGGGAATCGACTCCTCCACGGTGACCCGTCAGGTCGCCCCGCTGGTCGAGAGCGGACTGGTCAAGCGCACCTCGCATCCCGAGGACGGCCGCGCCGTCGTGCTCCAGCTCTCCCCGCGCGGCGTCGCCCGCCTGGAGGAGGTCCGCTCCTCGCGCCGGGAGCTGATGGACGAGCTCACCGGGGACTGGGCGCCCGAGGACCGGCAGCGCTTCTGCACCCTGCTCACCCGCTTCAACCTGGCCCTTTCGGCCCGGATGGCCGCCGGAACCGTTCCGCTCTCGGCCGAGCTGCCGCAGGGCTCCTGA
- the ilvA gene encoding threonine ammonia-lyase — protein MNHRTGRSLPTVTLDDVRGAQKMLSGVSRVTAMEGSRHLSRLVGTPVHFKCENLQRTGSFKLRGAYVRISGLLPEERAAGVVAASAGNHAQGVALASSLLGVRSTVFMPVGAPLPKVAATREYGAEVRLHGQVVDETLAAAQEYAARTGAVFIHPFDHRDVIAGQGTVGLEIIEQCPEVRTILVGVGGGGLAAGIAVGVKALRPDVRVIGVQAAGAAAYVPSLAAGHPVSVPHPVTMADGIKVGRPGDVPFGIVSELLDDVLTVTEDELSSALLLCLERAKLVVEPAGASPVAALLSAPESIDGPVVAVLSGGNVDPLVLQRVLRHGMAAAGRYLSLRLRLPDRPGALATLLGELSGADANVLDISHVRTDPQLGLSEVEVDLHMETKGTEHCAAVTERLRGAGYTIIG, from the coding sequence ATGAACCACCGCACCGGCAGGTCCCTTCCCACGGTCACCCTCGACGACGTACGCGGCGCCCAGAAGATGCTGTCCGGAGTCTCCCGGGTGACCGCCATGGAAGGCAGTAGACATCTGTCCCGGCTGGTGGGCACACCGGTCCACTTCAAGTGCGAGAACCTCCAGCGCACCGGTTCGTTCAAGCTGCGCGGTGCCTATGTACGCATCTCCGGACTGCTGCCCGAGGAACGCGCCGCCGGAGTGGTGGCCGCCAGCGCGGGCAACCACGCCCAGGGCGTCGCCCTCGCCTCCTCGCTGCTCGGTGTCCGCTCGACCGTGTTCATGCCGGTGGGCGCCCCGCTGCCGAAGGTGGCCGCGACCCGCGAGTACGGCGCGGAGGTGCGGCTGCACGGCCAGGTCGTCGACGAGACGCTGGCCGCGGCCCAGGAGTACGCCGCCCGTACGGGTGCCGTCTTCATCCACCCCTTCGACCACCGGGACGTGATCGCCGGGCAGGGCACGGTCGGTCTGGAGATCATCGAGCAGTGCCCCGAGGTCCGCACGATCCTGGTGGGCGTCGGCGGGGGCGGACTCGCGGCCGGGATCGCGGTCGGCGTGAAGGCGCTGCGCCCCGACGTACGGGTGATCGGCGTGCAGGCCGCGGGCGCCGCCGCATACGTGCCCTCGCTCGCCGCCGGGCATCCGGTGTCGGTGCCGCATCCGGTGACCATGGCCGACGGCATCAAGGTGGGCCGCCCCGGAGACGTGCCCTTCGGGATCGTCTCCGAACTCCTCGACGACGTGCTGACGGTGACCGAGGACGAACTGTCCAGCGCGCTGCTGCTCTGCCTGGAGCGGGCCAAGCTGGTCGTCGAACCCGCGGGGGCCAGTCCGGTCGCCGCGCTCCTGAGCGCGCCGGAGTCCATCGACGGGCCGGTGGTGGCCGTGCTCTCCGGCGGCAACGTCGACCCGCTGGTGCTGCAACGGGTGCTGCGGCACGGCATGGCGGCCGCCGGCCGCTACCTCTCGCTGCGGCTGCGCCTGCCGGACCGACCGGGCGCCCTCGCCACGCTGCTCGGCGAACTCTCCGGCGCCGACGCCAACGTGCTCGACATCTCGCACGTACGCACCGACCCCCAGCTCGGCCTCAGCGAGGTCGAGGTCGACCTGCACATGGAGACCAAGGGCACGGAGCACTGCGCGGCCGTGACGGAGCGGCTGCGGGGGGCCGGGTACACGATCATCGGCTGA
- a CDS encoding ATP-binding cassette domain-containing protein has product MPGAIHAEGLVKTFGDVRALDGVDLDVPEGTVLGLLGPNGAGKTTTVRCLTTLLRPDSGHATVAGIDVLKHPNEVRRSIGLSGQFAAVDEYLTGRENLQMVGELYQMRSKAAKARAVELLERFHLTDAADRSTKTYSGGMRRRLDLAAALVVSPPVMFMDEPTTGLDPRNRQELWDVIQELVAGGTTLLLTTQYLEEADHLAHDIAVVDHGRVIARGTADELKARTGGERVEVVVHDREHLTTASEILTGFAKGGQITTEQHTRKLTVPVTGGAKLLAEVIRELDARGVEIDDIGLRRPTLDDVFLSLTGHHAEEKNDNGGSADPSPTQKESDK; this is encoded by the coding sequence ATGCCAGGCGCCATCCATGCAGAAGGTCTGGTGAAGACCTTCGGCGACGTCAGGGCTCTGGACGGCGTCGATCTCGACGTGCCCGAGGGCACCGTGCTCGGCCTGCTCGGACCCAACGGCGCCGGGAAGACCACCACGGTGCGCTGCCTGACGACGCTGCTGCGTCCCGACAGCGGCCATGCGACGGTCGCCGGGATCGACGTGCTCAAGCACCCCAACGAGGTCCGGCGCTCCATCGGTCTGTCCGGCCAGTTCGCGGCCGTCGACGAGTACCTCACCGGGCGCGAGAACTTGCAGATGGTGGGCGAGCTCTACCAGATGCGGTCGAAGGCGGCGAAGGCGCGCGCGGTCGAACTCCTGGAGCGCTTCCACCTGACCGACGCCGCGGACCGGTCGACCAAGACCTACTCCGGCGGTATGCGGCGCAGGCTCGACCTGGCGGCGGCCCTGGTGGTCTCCCCGCCGGTGATGTTCATGGACGAGCCGACCACCGGTCTGGACCCGCGCAACCGTCAGGAACTGTGGGACGTCATCCAGGAACTCGTGGCGGGCGGCACCACACTGCTGCTGACCACGCAGTACCTGGAGGAGGCGGACCACCTCGCGCACGACATCGCCGTCGTCGACCACGGCCGGGTGATCGCCCGTGGCACGGCCGACGAGCTGAAGGCCCGCACCGGCGGTGAGCGCGTCGAGGTCGTCGTGCACGACCGCGAGCACCTCACCACCGCCTCCGAGATCCTCACCGGATTCGCCAAGGGCGGCCAGATCACCACCGAACAGCACACCCGCAAGCTCACGGTCCCGGTGACCGGCGGCGCCAAGCTTCTCGCGGAGGTCATCCGCGAACTGGACGCCCGGGGCGTCGAGATCGACGACATCGGCCTGCGCCGCCCCACCCTCGACGACGTCTTCCTCTCGCTGACCGGCCACCACGCCGAGGAGAAGAACGACAACGGCGGGTCCGCCGACCCGTCCCCGACCCAGAAGGAGAGCGACAAGTGA
- a CDS encoding ABC transporter permease — MSGATDTLTPASVKGGGIGSSVRDSLVVARRNLIRMTRIPEMIIFGLIQPIMFVVLFTYVFGGSVEVGASTSPDDYREFLMAGIFAQTVTFATAGAGAGIADDMHKGLIDRFRSLPMSRGAVLTGRTLADLVQTALTIVVLAIVALLVGWRVHENFGKVLLGFLLLLFLGYAFSWIGALIGLTVRTPEAATSGGLIWLFPLTFVSNAFVDATKLPGWLQPVAEWNPFSATVQACRELWGNQPPGYQAPDSFPMEHPVITSALWSLAILVFFRTLAVRKYRKGAV; from the coding sequence GTGAGCGGCGCGACCGACACCCTGACTCCGGCGTCCGTCAAGGGCGGTGGCATCGGCAGCTCCGTGCGCGACTCGCTCGTCGTGGCGCGGCGCAACCTGATCCGTATGACGCGGATCCCCGAGATGATCATTTTCGGTCTGATCCAGCCGATCATGTTCGTGGTGCTGTTCACCTACGTGTTCGGCGGATCCGTCGAGGTCGGCGCCTCCACCTCGCCCGACGACTATCGCGAGTTCCTGATGGCGGGCATCTTCGCCCAGACCGTCACCTTCGCGACCGCGGGCGCCGGTGCGGGCATCGCGGACGACATGCACAAGGGCCTCATCGACCGGTTCCGCTCGCTGCCGATGTCACGCGGTGCGGTGCTCACCGGGCGGACGCTCGCGGACCTCGTACAGACCGCGCTCACCATCGTGGTCCTCGCGATCGTCGCCCTGCTCGTCGGCTGGCGGGTGCACGAGAACTTCGGCAAGGTGCTGCTCGGCTTCCTGCTGCTGCTCTTCCTCGGGTACGCGTTCTCCTGGATCGGCGCCCTGATCGGCCTGACCGTACGCACCCCCGAGGCGGCCACCTCCGGCGGACTGATCTGGCTGTTCCCGCTGACGTTCGTCTCCAACGCCTTCGTCGACGCGACCAAGCTGCCGGGCTGGCTCCAGCCGGTCGCGGAGTGGAACCCCTTCAGCGCCACGGTGCAGGCCTGCCGCGAACTGTGGGGCAACCAGCCCCCCGGCTACCAGGCCCCGGACTCCTTCCCGATGGAGCACCCGGTGATCACCTCGGCCCTGTGGTCGCTGGCCATCCTGGTCTTCTTCCGCACGCTGGCCGTGCGCAAGTACCGCAAGGGTGCTGTCTGA
- the greA gene encoding transcription elongation factor GreA, with product MTQTSDNVTWLTQEAYNQLKAELEYLSGPARTEIATKIAAAREEGDLRENGGYHAAKEEQGKQELRVRQLTQLLENAKVGEAPAATGVIAPGMVVTIAFDGDEDDTLSFLMASREYASDEIETYSPQSPLGSGVNGHKVGETVEYELPNGKLASVKILEAKPYTG from the coding sequence GTGACCCAGACCAGCGACAACGTCACCTGGCTCACCCAGGAGGCGTACAACCAGCTCAAGGCCGAGCTGGAGTACCTGTCTGGTCCTGCGCGTACCGAGATCGCCACGAAGATCGCGGCAGCGCGTGAGGAGGGCGACCTGCGCGAGAACGGCGGGTACCACGCGGCCAAGGAGGAGCAGGGCAAGCAGGAGCTCCGTGTGCGCCAGCTGACCCAGCTCCTGGAGAACGCGAAGGTCGGCGAGGCCCCCGCCGCCACCGGCGTGATCGCCCCGGGCATGGTGGTGACCATCGCCTTCGACGGCGACGAGGACGACACCCTCAGCTTCCTCATGGCCTCCCGCGAGTACGCGAGCGACGAGATCGAGACGTACTCCCCGCAGTCGCCCCTCGGCAGCGGCGTCAACGGCCACAAGGTCGGCGAGACCGTCGAGTACGAGCTGCCCAACGGCAAGCTCGCCTCGGTGAAGATCCTGGAGGCGAAGCCGTACACCGGCTGA
- a CDS encoding DUF4307 domain-containing protein, whose amino-acid sequence MNSAVEPERTTGTGRRPEGRYGRTSSQRPDESADRKLKAVGAALGVVLLAVVGWFGWDYVNGQRLSGEVIKFKVVSDRAVEAHLEVRKDADAKGYCTLRSRSADGAEVGRADFRFDENKGRVDKVVTLRTTERGTSAELVGCQAD is encoded by the coding sequence ATGAATTCCGCGGTCGAACCCGAGCGGACGACGGGCACCGGCCGACGCCCCGAGGGGCGTTACGGGCGGACCTCCTCCCAACGCCCGGACGAGAGCGCCGACCGGAAGCTCAAGGCCGTGGGTGCGGCACTCGGCGTCGTCCTGCTCGCCGTCGTCGGCTGGTTCGGCTGGGACTACGTGAACGGGCAGCGGCTCAGCGGCGAGGTCATCAAGTTCAAGGTGGTCTCGGACCGCGCCGTGGAAGCCCATCTGGAGGTCCGCAAGGACGCGGACGCGAAGGGCTACTGCACCCTGCGCTCGCGCTCCGCCGACGGCGCCGAGGTCGGCCGGGCCGACTTCCGCTTCGACGAGAACAAGGGCCGCGTGGACAAGGTCGTCACGCTGCGTACCACCGAGCGCGGCACCAGCGCGGAGCTCGTGGGCTGCCAGGCGGATTGA
- the mca gene encoding mycothiol conjugate amidase Mca has translation MAVHAHPDDESSKGAATMAKYVSEGVDVLVVTCTGGERGSILNPKLQGDQYIEENIHEVRRKEMDEAREILGVRQEWLGFVDSGLPEGDPLPPLPEGCFALEDVDKAAGELVKAIRDFRPQVITTYDENGGYPHPDHIQTHKISMVAFEGAGDAEKYPESEFGPAYQPQKLYYNQGFNRPRTEALHQAMVDRDLESPYADWLKRWDKMGIPERTLTTHVECADFYEIRDKALIAHATQIDPDGAWFRVPMDIQREAWPTEEYELAKSLVDTSLPEDDLFAGIRDNA, from the coding sequence ATGGCGGTTCACGCCCACCCCGACGACGAGTCGAGCAAGGGCGCGGCCACCATGGCCAAGTACGTGTCCGAGGGGGTGGACGTGCTGGTGGTGACCTGCACGGGCGGTGAGCGCGGTTCCATCCTCAACCCCAAGCTCCAGGGTGATCAGTACATCGAGGAGAACATCCACGAGGTACGCAGGAAGGAGATGGACGAGGCCCGCGAGATCCTGGGCGTACGCCAGGAATGGCTCGGCTTCGTCGACTCGGGACTGCCCGAGGGCGACCCGCTGCCGCCGCTGCCCGAGGGCTGCTTCGCCCTGGAGGACGTGGACAAGGCGGCCGGGGAGCTGGTGAAGGCGATCCGCGATTTCCGTCCGCAGGTGATCACCACCTACGACGAGAACGGCGGCTACCCGCACCCCGACCACATCCAGACCCACAAGATCTCGATGGTCGCCTTCGAGGGCGCGGGCGACGCCGAGAAGTACCCGGAGTCCGAGTTCGGTCCCGCGTACCAGCCGCAGAAGCTCTACTACAACCAGGGCTTCAACCGTCCGCGCACCGAGGCGCTGCACCAGGCAATGGTCGACCGCGACCTGGAATCGCCGTACGCGGACTGGCTCAAGCGCTGGGACAAGATGGGCATTCCGGAGCGCACCCTGACCACGCACGTCGAGTGCGCGGACTTCTACGAGATCCGTGACAAGGCTCTCATCGCGCACGCCACCCAGATCGACCCGGACGGGGCCTGGTTCCGCGTACCGATGGACATCCAGCGGGAGGCCTGGCCCACCGAGGAGTACGAGCTCGCGAAGTCGCTCGTCGATACCTCCCTCCCCGAGGACGACCTCTTCGCGGGCATCCGCGACAATGCCTGA
- a CDS encoding tetratricopeptide repeat protein → MRDDHRADAERLLVQAVEEEVRRSGGREDGQVLLARARAGLDTMAQAAGEEYEAYTRALDEARATAPTFGQRFAQQGGKTPLLVAGVAAVGAAVADLALGTGTGTALGAGATAAVVGAATTVAKVTAAHLPAASRHAGARNQPGGPEQLRLQWLTALEVRGIRPFLDQQRVLNAATGTKKAAPKLRRTDKSAAARRRTVLERSFGQLPQPAGTFAGRRAEMSRIGQWVHAARASTQTKPTVVVLHGAPGSGRTTLAVRAAHDLKDQFRGACVVDLRGDSPDAPPLSTREALLHLLNRLGAPREQLLFRERSSPEQQLRRLTELYQQHLTGLEVTVVLDDAVDPEQVRTLIPERSESLILVTTRKPLELSAELGAWVHQLPVEPLDEVGSEELLRESAEDSSGPYDAESAPRVRELCGGLPLALRIAGSAIGPRTARALAEDLTAHATVEPVERVLWLRYRDQSDTGRRLLRRLALAGRASLGAAAAAALLATDEPAAARELERLAGAGLLDHVRGNRYRLHDLVRAFAGARLRDEEEPAERTAAQERLIVNYAELADSVIRLVDGKTSTRADSAFHSSAVGPHGFGSLDAALRWLDDESSFITAALRHAEGVDQGAVLNLLGALCDYCLLRGDLYRLGEINELTQAVDQGLLVRSVQWRTGIAARQLGELDTARTTLSSVVDLYFEAHHEAGAARALCSLGITLHHQGNLAGAADKLREALDLQSVPALAGDRAWTLHALAAVERDRARLGEALALLHTALELHRESESVHGEAWAHFQLGQVCLRRGEVAPAEEELRTALDLYGRVRDQRGEAWALTQLARARLVDGDSSAAVEQLTRAAAQHRENEDARGEAWSLYYLGQALEENGRLEEAVRELERSRTMFSRMRDVYGLACARHHSARASRDLRAAQTGSLRNSGFARQLLVDARADFQRIGGAHGEAWTLLELAVVDAGNARSQQALGLCDEAAALFSGYGDRRGEDWALFLRCTLLPYASPGGTEIGTAVAQEELIQLRAAAHPARDARLEDCLEAYALLLERGVDLDAGWQAWSLGMVPGRHAREIMGVPVSTGR, encoded by the coding sequence ATGCGGGACGACCATCGGGCCGATGCCGAGAGGCTGTTGGTCCAGGCCGTGGAGGAAGAGGTGCGCCGCTCGGGCGGGCGCGAGGACGGGCAGGTGCTGCTCGCGCGGGCCCGGGCCGGACTCGACACCATGGCGCAGGCCGCGGGTGAGGAGTACGAGGCGTACACCCGGGCGCTGGACGAGGCACGGGCGACGGCGCCGACCTTCGGGCAGCGGTTCGCGCAGCAGGGCGGCAAGACTCCGTTGCTGGTGGCGGGAGTTGCCGCGGTCGGAGCGGCGGTGGCCGACCTGGCGCTGGGCACCGGGACGGGTACCGCGCTGGGCGCCGGGGCGACCGCCGCGGTGGTGGGCGCCGCCACCACCGTCGCCAAGGTGACCGCCGCCCATCTGCCCGCCGCCAGCAGACACGCCGGGGCGCGCAATCAGCCCGGCGGGCCCGAACAGCTGCGCCTGCAGTGGCTGACCGCGCTCGAAGTACGCGGCATCCGGCCCTTCCTGGACCAGCAGCGGGTACTGAACGCGGCCACCGGTACGAAGAAGGCCGCGCCGAAGCTGCGCCGTACGGACAAGAGCGCGGCGGCCAGGCGACGTACCGTACTGGAGCGGTCCTTCGGTCAACTCCCGCAGCCTGCGGGCACGTTCGCGGGGCGGCGGGCGGAGATGTCACGGATCGGGCAGTGGGTGCACGCCGCCCGCGCCAGTACGCAGACCAAGCCGACCGTGGTGGTGCTGCACGGGGCGCCCGGATCCGGCCGGACCACGCTCGCGGTACGCGCGGCGCACGATCTCAAGGACCAGTTCCGCGGGGCCTGTGTGGTGGACCTGCGCGGGGACAGCCCGGACGCGCCGCCGCTGTCCACCCGGGAGGCCCTGCTGCACCTGCTCAACCGGCTCGGCGCACCCCGCGAGCAGCTCCTGTTCCGCGAACGGTCTTCTCCTGAACAGCAGTTGAGACGGCTGACCGAGCTGTACCAGCAGCATCTGACCGGTCTGGAGGTCACGGTGGTCCTTGACGACGCCGTGGACCCCGAGCAGGTACGCACCCTGATCCCCGAGCGCTCCGAGTCGCTGATCCTGGTCACCACCCGCAAGCCGCTCGAACTCTCCGCCGAACTCGGCGCCTGGGTACACCAGTTGCCGGTCGAACCGCTGGACGAGGTGGGCTCCGAGGAGCTGTTGCGCGAGTCGGCCGAGGACTCCTCGGGTCCCTACGACGCCGAATCCGCCCCGCGCGTACGGGAGTTGTGCGGCGGGCTGCCGCTGGCGCTGCGTATCGCGGGCTCGGCGATCGGACCGCGCACCGCACGCGCGCTCGCCGAGGACCTCACCGCGCACGCCACCGTGGAACCGGTCGAGCGGGTGCTGTGGCTGCGCTACCGGGACCAGTCGGACACCGGACGGCGGCTGCTGCGCAGGCTGGCCCTGGCCGGGCGCGCCTCGCTGGGCGCCGCCGCTGCCGCCGCACTCCTTGCCACCGACGAGCCCGCCGCCGCACGGGAGTTGGAGCGCCTGGCGGGCGCCGGACTGCTCGACCACGTCCGCGGCAACCGCTACCGGCTGCACGATCTCGTACGCGCCTTCGCGGGGGCCCGGCTGCGGGACGAGGAGGAGCCCGCCGAGCGCACCGCCGCGCAGGAACGGCTGATCGTCAACTACGCCGAACTCGCCGACTCGGTGATCCGCCTTGTGGACGGCAAGACCTCCACCCGTGCGGACAGCGCCTTCCACTCCAGCGCGGTCGGCCCGCACGGCTTCGGCTCGCTGGACGCCGCGCTGCGCTGGCTGGACGACGAGTCCAGCTTCATCACCGCCGCGCTGCGCCACGCCGAGGGCGTCGACCAGGGCGCCGTACTGAACCTGCTCGGCGCGCTGTGCGACTACTGCCTGCTGCGCGGCGACCTGTACCGGCTCGGCGAGATCAACGAGCTCACCCAGGCGGTCGACCAGGGCCTGCTCGTACGCAGCGTGCAGTGGCGTACCGGTATCGCGGCCCGGCAGCTCGGCGAGCTGGACACCGCGCGCACCACGCTGAGTTCGGTGGTCGACCTCTACTTCGAGGCCCACCACGAGGCCGGTGCCGCCCGCGCCCTGTGCTCGCTCGGCATCACCCTGCACCACCAGGGCAACCTCGCCGGGGCGGCGGACAAACTGCGCGAGGCGCTGGACCTCCAGTCCGTACCCGCGCTCGCCGGTGACCGGGCCTGGACCCTGCACGCGCTGGCCGCCGTGGAACGCGACCGCGCACGCCTCGGCGAGGCCCTGGCGCTGCTGCACACCGCGCTGGAGCTGCACCGCGAGAGCGAGTCCGTGCACGGCGAGGCCTGGGCGCACTTCCAGCTCGGGCAGGTCTGTCTGCGCCGGGGTGAAGTGGCGCCCGCCGAGGAGGAGTTGCGTACCGCGCTCGACCTGTACGGGCGGGTCCGCGACCAGCGCGGCGAGGCCTGGGCACTGACCCAGCTCGCACGCGCCCGGCTGGTGGACGGCGACTCCTCGGCCGCGGTCGAGCAGCTCACGAGGGCAGCGGCCCAGCACCGCGAGAACGAGGATGCCCGCGGCGAGGCGTGGAGCCTGTACTACCTGGGCCAGGCGCTGGAGGAGAACGGCCGCCTGGAGGAGGCGGTACGCGAACTGGAGCGCTCGCGGACGATGTTCTCGCGGATGCGCGATGTGTACGGGCTCGCCTGCGCGCGGCACCACTCCGCGCGCGCCTCGCGCGACCTGCGCGCCGCGCAGACCGGCTCACTGCGCAACAGCGGTTTCGCCCGGCAGCTCCTGGTGGACGCGCGCGCCGACTTCCAGCGGATCGGGGGCGCGCACGGCGAAGCGTGGACCCTGCTCGAACTCGCCGTGGTGGACGCCGGGAACGCACGCAGCCAGCAGGCGCTCGGTCTGTGCGACGAGGCCGCGGCCCTGTTCTCCGGATACGGCGACCGGCGCGGCGAGGACTGGGCCCTGTTCCTGCGCTGCACGCTGCTGCCGTACGCCTCCCCCGGCGGGACCGAGATCGGCACGGCCGTGGCGCAGGAGGAACTGATCCAGCTACGAGCCGCCGCTCATCCGGCCCGGGACGCCCGCCTGGAGGACTGTCTGGAGGCGTACGCCCTGCTCCTGGAGCGCGGCGTGGACCTGGACGCGGGCTGGCAGGCATGGAGCCTCGGCATGGTGCCGGGCCGCCACGCGCGGGAGATCATGGGGGTCCCGGTGTCCACCGGGCGGTGA
- a CDS encoding DUF4357 domain-containing protein produces the protein MSRTIRVDDEVFAELQSRAEPFVDTPNAVLRRLLHLDSAGTDWAARPQGRDQSLAPLIAAGRLRAGQRLVWRRRNLKQVHHAVVLEGGDLRLEDGSVHSTPSSAATALAGNQQNGWKAFATEDGALLSSLR, from the coding sequence ATGAGTCGGACCATCCGAGTCGACGACGAGGTCTTCGCCGAGTTGCAGAGCCGGGCCGAGCCCTTCGTGGACACGCCCAACGCGGTCTTGCGTAGGCTGCTCCATCTGGACTCGGCCGGGACCGACTGGGCCGCCCGGCCACAGGGGCGCGACCAGTCGCTCGCACCGCTCATCGCCGCCGGCCGACTGCGTGCCGGACAGCGGCTCGTCTGGCGGCGGCGCAACCTGAAACAGGTGCACCATGCGGTCGTACTGGAGGGCGGCGACCTGCGGCTGGAAGACGGGAGTGTGCACAGCACCCCCTCCAGTGCGGCCACCGCCCTCGCGGGAAATCAGCAGAACGGCTGGAAGGCGTTCGCCACCGAAGACGGCGCCCTTCTCTCGAGCCTGCGCTGA